The Psychrobacter sp. LV10R520-6 genome includes a region encoding these proteins:
- a CDS encoding tetratricopeptide repeat protein — MKVLSQPSTSTKTHKFATLTALAAACTMMLSAPAIAADSDTATATTTPAIISAPSAVDSSTRVIRRAQPNATVSPAQTDAQSNTATPSAVQQSNIPFNTAQSLSTAQPQATTPVPDTSELTGSTRVYQRGPMTSTGVDISGGQLPSVPSPQVRVSDISFVPTILIPQQQSLSTDKLDVSLLDDFIAEVSPNARHYPPNFPNRTERYNTREKIKVLTEWIEPYASAPNASFDVLIRAAKLNGMGRNLDLGSDYTVRGGKYVDRAIKSNPESGEANFIYGMMLAEGGGFKEGQKYLDRAVALGYTEAEQSLAQSDLLSDQRDKALERLRRLEQQMPDNAVIRQQIKLVEDGKFYIWDLPAPKISIKATT; from the coding sequence ATGAAAGTCCTAAGCCAGCCTAGCACCTCTACTAAGACGCATAAGTTTGCTACTTTAACTGCGTTAGCGGCGGCATGCACGATGATGCTATCTGCCCCTGCGATTGCAGCCGATTCTGACACGGCAACGGCAACGACTACCCCTGCTATAATTAGTGCCCCTAGCGCGGTTGACTCCAGCACACGAGTTATTCGCCGCGCTCAGCCTAATGCCACTGTCAGCCCTGCTCAAACTGACGCACAATCAAATACCGCTACACCCAGTGCCGTACAACAAAGCAATATACCATTTAATACTGCACAATCACTATCAACAGCGCAGCCTCAAGCGACAACACCAGTACCTGACACCTCCGAGCTGACAGGATCCACTCGTGTCTATCAACGTGGGCCTATGACCAGTACCGGTGTGGATATTAGCGGCGGACAGCTCCCTAGTGTTCCATCACCACAAGTGCGAGTGTCAGATATCAGCTTTGTGCCGACTATTCTAATACCGCAACAACAAAGTCTTAGTACGGACAAGCTAGATGTTAGCTTACTTGATGACTTTATCGCAGAAGTGTCTCCCAACGCGCGCCACTACCCACCAAACTTCCCTAACCGTACAGAGCGTTATAATACCCGTGAAAAAATAAAAGTATTAACTGAATGGATTGAACCTTACGCTAGCGCGCCCAACGCTTCTTTTGACGTGCTAATCCGTGCCGCCAAACTCAATGGCATGGGACGTAACCTAGATTTAGGCTCAGACTACACCGTACGCGGCGGAAAGTATGTCGATCGCGCCATCAAGAGTAACCCTGAGAGCGGTGAAGCCAACTTTATATATGGCATGATGCTGGCAGAAGGCGGCGGCTTTAAAGAAGGCCAAAAGTATCTAGATCGAGCCGTAGCGCTTGGTTATACCGAAGCAGAACAAAGTTTGGCACAGTCAGATTTATTGAGTGATCAACGTGACAAAGCGTTGGAGCGCCTACGTCGCCTTGAGCAACAAATGCCTGATAACGCCGTTATTCGTCAGCAAATCAAGCTGGTTGAAGACGGTAAATTCTATATTTGGGATTTACCCGCTCCTAAGATCAGTATTAAGGCGACCACCTAA
- the coq7 gene encoding 2-polyprenyl-3-methyl-6-methoxy-1,4-benzoquinone monooxygenase, with protein sequence MRSLSKIDQLLLGVDKALRAVVPHSNPSTRPLPVSNDDIPELTITEARHVAGLMRINHTGEVCAQGLYHGQAFAAKDNGVKQAMHQSAEEEVDHLVWCETRLDELGSHPSVFTPLWYGMSFGLGAVAGAISNEFSLGFVAETEAQVSEHLQDHIGQLPTQDTRSREILAQMDIEELHHRELALESGGAALSPPVRHTMRWMANRMKATAYHL encoded by the coding sequence CTGCGTTCCTTATCCAAAATTGACCAGTTACTACTCGGCGTTGACAAGGCGTTGCGAGCCGTCGTGCCACATTCAAACCCTAGCACCCGTCCGCTACCCGTCAGTAATGACGATATTCCCGAGCTTACCATTACCGAGGCAAGACATGTCGCCGGCCTGATGCGTATCAATCACACAGGCGAAGTATGTGCGCAGGGTCTTTATCATGGGCAAGCATTTGCGGCAAAAGACAATGGCGTTAAGCAAGCCATGCACCAATCAGCCGAAGAAGAGGTCGATCATCTGGTCTGGTGTGAGACCCGTCTAGACGAACTCGGCAGTCATCCCAGTGTCTTTACCCCATTATGGTACGGCATGTCGTTCGGGCTTGGCGCCGTGGCTGGTGCCATCTCTAATGAGTTTAGCTTAGGATTTGTCGCGGAGACCGAAGCGCAGGTTAGTGAGCATTTACAAGACCATATCGGGCAATTACCCACGCAAGATACGCGCTCACGAGAAATACTAGCGCAAATGGATATTGAAGAATTACACCATCGTGAGTTAGCATTAGAAAGTGGCGGCGCAGCCTTATCACCACCGGTACGCCACACTATGCGCTGGATGGCCAATCGCATGAAAGCCACTGCTTATCATTTATAA
- a CDS encoding MFS transporter, whose translation MANQFQLFKRRRFSAMFFTQFLGAFNDNIFKQALILVLTYTAATQLGVEVSILNNLAAMLFILPYFLFSALAGQIADKFEKSKLTRFIKLLEIVIMVVAAVGFVFEWYALLFVALFLMGTHSTFFGPIKYAYLPQAMKENELVGANGLFQMGTSLAILLGMIIAGVLTQLPQSLYWISVTVLVVALLGYMAARFIPIMPAMQPNLIINWNIFTTSMSAVRYLYSMPFLFFVILGNSWFWFYGATFLTQTPEFSKVILHGDESVVIFLLTLFSVGVSIGSLLCKTFTKNQVSLRLLPFGSAGLSIFAIDLYFSLSGLNIGVNTNVNTETLLGVGELFNIVGSWRVFADLFFLGFSGGLYIVPLYASMQAYAPRSHRARIVGANNIFNAIFMVTSAIFAIVVLNTLGLTLPQLFLVTGVLNIAFGLFLYIKLNKHIKQAVIQTHDEELSRQD comes from the coding sequence GTGGCAAATCAGTTTCAGTTATTTAAGCGTCGCCGTTTTAGCGCCATGTTTTTTACCCAGTTTTTGGGGGCCTTTAATGATAATATTTTTAAGCAAGCGCTGATATTAGTGTTGACTTATACTGCTGCCACTCAACTGGGAGTAGAGGTCAGTATTCTGAATAACTTAGCAGCGATGCTATTTATTTTGCCCTATTTTTTATTTTCAGCGTTGGCAGGGCAAATTGCGGATAAGTTCGAAAAATCAAAGCTAACGCGATTCATTAAGCTGCTTGAAATAGTCATTATGGTGGTCGCGGCAGTGGGCTTTGTATTTGAGTGGTATGCGCTATTATTTGTGGCGTTATTTTTGATGGGTACTCACTCAACCTTTTTTGGTCCCATTAAATATGCCTATTTGCCGCAAGCGATGAAAGAGAATGAGTTAGTCGGTGCCAACGGCCTATTTCAGATGGGCACGTCGCTGGCTATCTTACTGGGTATGATTATCGCTGGTGTCTTAACGCAGTTACCACAGTCGCTGTATTGGATTAGCGTGACGGTCTTGGTAGTGGCGCTGTTAGGTTATATGGCCGCGCGCTTTATCCCTATCATGCCAGCAATGCAACCTAACTTAATCATCAATTGGAATATTTTTACTACTAGTATGTCGGCGGTGCGTTACTTGTACTCGATGCCGTTTTTATTCTTTGTCATTTTAGGTAATAGTTGGTTTTGGTTTTATGGAGCGACCTTTTTGACCCAAACGCCAGAGTTTAGCAAGGTTATCTTGCATGGTGATGAATCGGTGGTAATTTTCCTACTAACCTTGTTTTCAGTTGGGGTTTCTATCGGCTCGCTACTATGTAAAACCTTTACCAAAAATCAGGTCAGTTTGAGATTATTACCCTTTGGTAGTGCCGGCTTAAGTATTTTTGCTATTGACTTGTACTTTTCTCTATCGGGATTGAATATTGGCGTGAATACCAATGTCAACACTGAAACCTTATTAGGTGTTGGCGAGCTTTTTAATATTGTCGGTAGCTGGCGCGTATTTGCTGACCTGTTCTTTTTAGGCTTCAGTGGCGGCTTATATATCGTACCTTTATATGCTTCGATGCAAGCCTATGCACCCAGAAGTCATCGCGCACGCATTGTTGGTGCGAATAATATCTTTAATGCCATATTTATGGTCACTTCAGCCATCTTTGCTATCGTCGTATTAAATACCTTGGGACTGACATTACCACAATTGTTCTTAGTCACAGGAGTACTCAATATTGCCTTTGGATTATTTTTATATATTAAGCTTAATAAGCATATCAAACAGGCGGTCATACAAACCCACGATGAGGAACTCAGTCGGCAAGATTAA